Within the Pseudarthrobacter sp. W1I19 genome, the region GCTCCAGGAGCGGGTTCAGGAACGAGTTCAACCAGCGGTACCAGGCGATCAGGAGTCCCAGGACCACGGCGGACACCACCGCGATGGTGAAGCCGGATACCGAACGGGTCAGGCTTGCCTGGAGGTGGCTTTGCAGCTGCCCGGTATCCACCAGCCGGGCGCCGGCGGCCAAGACTTCGTGGAGCGGAGGAAGGAACACCCTGGTGGCCGGGGCCGCCAGGAACGTCGGGCCGAATTCCCACAAGGCGAGGAACAACACCACGGCGAGGGACTTCCACCCCGCCCGTGCGGCGAGGCCTGCCAGGGCAGCGGACCTGCCGGCCGCCGTCGGGCGTTGCTCGTTTGTGCGCTGTGACTGTCCGGCCGGATGGGAAGGGTCGACGGCGGCCGTCGTCTTGTGCGGTTGGGTCAGCAGTGCGCTCATCAGGCAGCGCTCCTTTCAGCGGGCTCTTCGTCGGGGGCGGTGCCGTCCGGCAGGATCTTCCGGTGGCCGGAGTCCTGTGCCAGCTGGACCTCGTCGTGCAGGAGGGACCAGACCTGGTGCCGGTGTTCCACAAAGGCCGGGTGGGAGCGGATGTCCTCGTCGCCGTCCCGGTCCGGGATGTTGATGTCAACAATTTCCTTGAGCCGGCCCGGGCGGGCACTGAGCACTGCCACGCGCTGGCCAAGGTAGACGGCCTCGTCGATGCCGTGCGTGATGAACACGATGGTTTTGCCGGTGGCTTTCCAGATCCGCAGGAGCTCGTCCTGCAACTGTTCCCGGGTCTGGGCGTCCAGGGCCGCGAAGGGTTCGTCCATCAGGAGGATGTCCGGCTCATAGGCGAGGCTCCTGGCGATGGCCACGCGCTGCTTCATACCGCCGGACAGTTCGTGCGGATACCGGTCCTCGAACCCGGCCAGGCCCACGAGGTCCAGGAATTCACTCGCCTTGGCCGCCCGCTCCTTCCTGGACAGGCCGGTGTTCTCGAGGCCGATGGAGACGTTGGCCGATGCCGTGCGCCAGGGAAACAGGGCGTACTGCTGGAAAACCACGGCCCGGTCCTGGCCGGGTCCTGTCACAGGCTTGCCGTCCACCAGGACAGTTCCGGAGGTGGGGCTGGAGAGCCCGGCGAGCAGGTCAAGCAGGGTTGTTTTGCCGGAACCGCTTGGCCCCACCAGGGTGAGAAATTCTCCGGCGGCAACCTCGAGGCCGAGATCGGACAGGGCTGTCAGGACGGACGCTTCCGCCTGCCGCCAGGCCGCCTTGCCCTTTCCCCTGCCCTGGCCCTTGGCCTGGCGGACCGCGAACTCCTTGGTCACGTTTCGAAGGCTGATCTTGGGAGTCATCTTTTATCCTTTGGACGTTGCTGCCGGGGCGGAGGCTTCCAGCAGGTTGAACTCGTTGGTGTAGAGCTTTGCGGTGTCCAGGGCGCCGTTGATGATCCCGGCGGACTTCAGGTAGTCCTCCCACCGGGTGAAGTCCTGGTCCTGGATCCGCCCGCCCGGTGAGGCCACACCCACGCTCTTCCAGTACTTCAGTGCCTCGGTGCTCTCATTCCGTCCGCGCTTGGCGATGATCTCCTCGAACTTGGCGATGACCTGCTCCCGCGGGGTGGTGCGCTCCCATTCGATGGCCTTGGCCACGCCCGTCACTACGGTGCGGCTGGTTTCGGGGTTCTTCGCAATGAAGTCCCTGCGCAGGACATACTGGCCGGCGTCGAACGGTCCCCCAATGACCTCGACGTCGGTGAACAGGGCCCGGATGCCGCCCTCGGCGAGCGCGCGGTCCTGGAGGACGCCGCCCAGGGTGCCCACGTCCACCTGCTTCTTGCGGAGCGCCACCTCGGTTTCGTTCGGCGGCACCACTACGAGTTGCACCTGCTTGATCTCCTCGGGCGTGAGCCCGCTGTTCTTCAGGTAGGTGGTGATGACCGCTTCGTGGTGGGCGCCGAGGGTGTTGACGGCGATCTTCTTGCCGATCAGGTCCCTGGGGGTTTTGATCGGGCTTCCTTCCTCCACGTAGTAGCCGGTGAAGGTGTCCTTGTCCTCGCCGTAGTAGTTGATGACCGCCTGGACGGGGGCTCCGGCCTCGATCAGCTTGATCACAGCGCCGGTAAATGCTCCGCCAATGTCCGTCTGGTCGGTGGCGACGGACTGGATGCTTTGGGGGCCGCTGGTGGTGTTGCTGACCCATTCGAGTTTGACGTCGCCCAGGTACCCCAGGTCTTCAGCCACCTCCAGCAGGGCGACGCTGTTGGGCGAGCCTTGGTAACGGACCTTCTTTGTTTCCGGGCCGCTTTGTGCCCCCGGCTGGGCAGTGGCCGGGCCGCCGCATCCGGACAGCGCCAGCATGAGTGCCGCGGCGGCAGCGATGGCTGCTGCCACGCCTGCGGCGGGGCGGTGCCTTTTGGGGAGGGGACGGTTTTTCATGATGCTGTTCTTTCTGCTGTTCTTTGGGGACCAGTTGGGTCGGGGACCGGTGCAGTTGTGGATCCGGGCCGGGGTGGCTGTGGGGACAACTAGAACAGGAAAGAGTCCGGGGCAGAAGAGGCGGGTTAACCCCAGGAAATCCGGGGAAATTGCAGGACGTGCGGCGTCACGGGACGTTCCATGGCGTTGCCTGCTGACACTTCGGGACACGCAAGGCAGCATGCCGAAATACCGGTTAACGCCCGGTAAGGAAACCTGGCCGCGGAAGGTCATATGCGGCCACGTGATGTCCCGCCGCGACTTCAGGGCGCAACGAACAGGGCGTGCAGGCGGCCGGACCCACGCGGCTCGCGAGCCCCGGCGCAAGTCACAGCGGCCGCAACGCAGCCAAGGCCGCCGAAATGGTCAAAATATTTCGGCCGGGAGCGCCACAGTGTTACGGCATCCGTGCAGCCCCGGGTTTTTGTCCAGGTATGCAGACTTGGGAGGCCTCGAACCCTGGCACATCTGCCCAAAAACTCCAGGGGTCAGGAGGTGAGGATGGCGCCCGCGATTTCGTCGGCGTCGCGCAGGGTCCGTTGGCCGCTGCGGTAATTCGGCCCGCCCGGCTGTAAGGCCTCGGCGGCAATGGCGGTCCCCCACTGGACTGAGGAGAGCTGCAAGCCCAACACGTACAGCCCTTCCGTCACGGAACCATTGGCTGCCAGGGGGCGGTACGGGTGGGGCACAACATCCAGGCCGGTGGACTGAACGGGGGCGCCTTCGACGGTCATCATGAGGCGTGGCCGCACCAGCCCGTCCGCCAGCAGCTGTTCCAGGACCGGCGAATCATTGGCCGAAATCCTGTTGCCGGGCGCCAGCGCTTCCACCATGGTCTTTGCCGTTACCGGGGCAGCAGTGACCCAAGGCGAAACCGCCGTGAAGCGGCGGTTTTTCCGGTCCACCGCGAACTTGGGGTCGGGCCCCACAAAGCTCACGACGCCTGCCTTGGCCAGCGCGGCAAGCTGCTCGGCGCGCAGGGCGGGCGGCCCGCTGGCCAGCCCCTCCACGAACGACTCGAACCAGCCACGCAGTCCAGCCACCCAGGATTCGTCGGTAATGCCGCCGTCGGCCACTGCTGTCTTCAGGACAGCGCGCCCGTGGTGGAGGGCACCGATGGCCATCTTCACGGGGTCGTCCTCGCCGAGCGCGGACCGGCGGGCATCGTCCAGCAGGTAGTCCACGACGGCGG harbors:
- a CDS encoding ABC transporter ATP-binding protein; translated protein: MTPKISLRNVTKEFAVRQAKGQGRGKGKAAWRQAEASVLTALSDLGLEVAAGEFLTLVGPSGSGKTTLLDLLAGLSSPTSGTVLVDGKPVTGPGQDRAVVFQQYALFPWRTASANVSIGLENTGLSRKERAAKASEFLDLVGLAGFEDRYPHELSGGMKQRVAIARSLAYEPDILLMDEPFAALDAQTREQLQDELLRIWKATGKTIVFITHGIDEAVYLGQRVAVLSARPGRLKEIVDINIPDRDGDEDIRSHPAFVEHRHQVWSLLHDEVQLAQDSGHRKILPDGTAPDEEPAERSAA
- a CDS encoding ABC transporter substrate-binding protein, whose amino-acid sequence is MKNRPLPKRHRPAAGVAAAIAAAAALMLALSGCGGPATAQPGAQSGPETKKVRYQGSPNSVALLEVAEDLGYLGDVKLEWVSNTTSGPQSIQSVATDQTDIGGAFTGAVIKLIEAGAPVQAVINYYGEDKDTFTGYYVEEGSPIKTPRDLIGKKIAVNTLGAHHEAVITTYLKNSGLTPEEIKQVQLVVVPPNETEVALRKKQVDVGTLGGVLQDRALAEGGIRALFTDVEVIGGPFDAGQYVLRRDFIAKNPETSRTVVTGVAKAIEWERTTPREQVIAKFEEIIAKRGRNESTEALKYWKSVGVASPGGRIQDQDFTRWEDYLKSAGIINGALDTAKLYTNEFNLLEASAPAATSKG